The nucleotide window TGTGACAATTATCCATGATGAAAGTTCCGCAACATATACGTTCCAATTCGAGGAAGACACCACTCGAGGCAACCTCTTCTTCAATCCTTATTTCATCCCCGCTGAGGGGGAAACATATACACTGACAGTTAAGGCGGAATCGTTCCCAACAATCTTTGCTTCGGCAACAATTCCTCAGAGACCTGGTATCCAAAATTCCTCATTTTCAGAGAAATCCTACAATTTTGATCTTGTTATGACGGAAGATACGGGGATGTATGAAGTGTATCTTTTTCTTGAGGGTGGTAGTGCCGTCTATGAAAAGGTGATCAATGACGGGCAACAGAAAAAGAAACTATCCCTGAAAATTCCTGACGGCTACGGTTCACCCTACCTGCTCAATATCTACGGGTATGATCCGCAGCTGACAGAATACACAAATGCGGCTGTGACACTCAGATGGAACACCTATCAGGAGACGGTCACCACCGTAGAAGGCGGCTACGGCACATTTGGCGCTGTTAGTGTTTCCAGTTACTGGTTAAACCAATAAATCGATTATTCCCTGTAAAGAGGCCGGGTGAGGCAGGTTGGCCCACCAGCACCCTTTAGACAGATTTCACTGCCATCGAA belongs to Candidatus Neomarinimicrobiota bacterium and includes:
- a CDS encoding DUF4249 family protein, with amino-acid sequence MMKSQDRHLSFCSDKSWVVVLILLVTFWSGCDLPWEPGPMPTELIETEFEKGLNVFGLLREDGISGSSFIRVERAIEVDEFNDTMSADIRSADVTIIHDESSATYTFQFEEDTTRGNLFFNPYFIPAEGETYTLTVKAESFPTIFASATIPQRPGIQNSSFSEKSYNFDLVMTEDTGMYEVYLFLEGGSAVYEKVINDGQQKKKLSLKIPDGYGSPYLLNIYGYDPQLTEYTNAAVTLRWNTYQETVTTVEGGYGTFGAVSVSSYWLNQ